From Saccharomyces paradoxus chromosome III, complete sequence, a single genomic window includes:
- the BIK1 gene encoding Bik1p (Microtubule-associated protein~similar to YCL029C) — protein sequence MDRYQRKIGCFIQIPNLGRGQLKYVGPVDTKAGMFAGVDLLANIGKNDGSFMGKKYFQTEYPQSGLFIQLQKVASLIEKASISQTSRRTTMEPLSIPKNRSIVRLTNQFSPMDDPKSPTPMRSFRITSRHSGNQQTMDQEASDHHHQQEFAYDNREDRMEVDSILSSERKANHNTSNDWKPDNGHMNDYNSSEVTIELREAQLTIEKLQRKQLHYKRLLDDQRMVLEEVQPTFDRYEATIQEREKEIDHLKQQLELERRQQAKQKQFFDSENEQLLAVVSQLHEEIKENEERNLSHSQLTGSNEDVELLKKQVEQLRNIEDQFELHKTKWAKEREQLKMHNDSLSKEYQNLSKELFSTKPQDSSSEEVASLTKKLEEAKERIKQLEQAQAQPAVESLPIFDPPAPVDSTAGRQQWCEHCDAMGHITAECPHHNPDNQQFF from the coding sequence ATGGATAGATACCAAAGGAAGATAGGCTGTTTCATACAGATCCCCAATTTGGGGCGTGGACAACTGAAATACGTAGGACCAGTGGACACGAAAGCTGGAATGTTTGCTGGTGTGGACTTGCTTGCCAACATTGGTAAGAACGATGGGTCATTCATGGGAAAGAAGTATTTTCAAACAGAGTATCCTCAAAGTGGACTATTTATCCAGTTGCAAAAGGTCGCATCACTGATTGAGAAGGCATCAATATCGCAAACTTCGAGAAGAACGACGATGGAACCGCTATCAATACCCAAGAACAGATCTATCGTGAGGCTCACAAATCAGTTCTCTCCCATGGATGATCCTAAATCTCCCACGCCAATGAGAAGTTTCCGGATCACCAGTCGACACAGCGGCAATCAGCAGACGATGGACCAAGAGGCGTCGGATCACCATCACCAGCAAGAATTTGCCTACGATAATAGAGAAGACAGAATGGAGGTTGATTCTATTCTATCATCCGAGAGAAAGGCTAATCACAACACCAGCAACGACTGGAAACCGGACAACGGCCACATGAATGACTATAATAGCAGCGAAGTTACAATTGAATTACGAGAAGCTCAATTGACCATCGAAAAGTTACAAAGGAAACAACTACACTACAAGAGGCTACTGGATGACCAAAGAATGGTCCTCGAAGAAGTACAACCGACTTTTGATAGATATGAAGCCACAATAcaagaaagagagaaagagaTCGACCATCTCAAGCAGCAACTGGAACTGGAACGCAGACAACAGGCTAAACAAAAGCAGTTTTTTGACTCTGAGAATGAACAGCTACTTGCTGTCGTAAGCCAATTGCACGAAGagatcaaagaaaacgaagaaaGAAATCTTTCTCATAGCCAACTCACTGGTAGCAACGAAGATGTCGAACTCCTGAAAAAACAGGTGGAACAATTACGCAACATAGAAGACCAATTCGAATTGCACAAGACGAAGTGGGCTAAAGAACGCGAACAGTTGAAAATGCATAACGATTCGCTAAGTAAAGAATACCAAAACTTGAGCAAGGAATTATTTTCGACAAAACCACAAGATTCCTCATCGGAGGAGGTAGCATCCTTAACGAAAAAACTTGAAGAGGCTAAAGAAAGGATCAAACAGTTGGAACAGGCTCAAGCACAACCAGCCGTGGAATCATTACCCATTTTCGACCCCCCTGCACCAGTAGATTCCACAGCAGGAAGACAACAGTGGTGTGAGCATTGTGATGCGATGGGTCACATTACAGCTGAATGCCCCCATCATAATCCTGACAACCAGCAGTTCTTCTAA
- the RNQ1 gene encoding prion domain-containing protein RNQ1 ([PIN(+)] prion~similar to YCL028W), which yields MDTNKLISEAESHFSQGNHAEAVAKLTSAAQSNPNDEQMSTIESLIQKIAGYVMDNRSGGADASQDRAASGGSSFMNTLMADSKGSSQTQLGKLALLATVMTHSSNKGSSNRGFDVGTVMSMLSGSGGGSQSMGASGLAALASQFFKSSNNSQGQGQGQSQGQGSFTGLASLASSFMNSNNNNQQGQNQSSGGSSFGALASMASSFMHSNNNQNSNNSQQGYNQSYQNNNQGYNNQQYQGGNGGYQQQQQQQQQGQSGGAFSSLASMAQSYLGGGQTQSNQQQHNQQGQNHQQQYEQQSQNYQYQQQGQQQQQGHSGSFSALASMASSYLGNNSNSNSSYGGQQQVNEYGRTQHNGQQQSNEYGRPQYGGNQNSSGNESFNFSGNFSQQNNNGHQNRY from the coding sequence ATGGACACCAATAAGTTAATCTCAGAGGCTGAGTCTCATTTTTCTCAAGGAAACCATGCAGAAGCTGTTGCGAAGTTGACATCTGCGGCTCAGTCGAACCCCAATGACGAACAAATGTCAACTATTGAATCAttgattcaaaaaattgctGGATACGTCATGGATAACCGTAGTGGTGGTGCTGATGCCTCGCAGGATCGTGCTGCTAGTGGTGGTTCATCTTTTATGAACACTTTAATGGCAGACTCTAAAGGTTCTTCCCAAACGCAACTAGGTAAACTAGCTTTGTTAGCCACCGTGATGACACACTCTTCAAATAAAGGTTCCTCTAACAGAGGGTTCGACGTGGGTACCGTCATGTCAATGCTAAGTGGTTCTGGCGGTGGGAGCCAGAGTATGGGTGCTTCCGGCCTGGCTGCCTTGGCTTCTCAATTCTTCAAGTCAAGTAACAATTCTCAAGGTCAAGGTCAAGGTCAAAGTCAAGGCCAAGGTTCCTTTACTGGTTTGGCGTCTTTGGCTTCGTCTTTCATGAAttccaacaacaataacCAACAAGGTCAAAATCAAAGCTCCGGTGGTTCCTCCTTTGGAGCGTTGGCCTCCATGGCAAGTTCTTTTATGCATTCCAATAATAATCAGAACTCCAACAATAGTCAGCAAGGCTATAATCAATCCTACCAGAATAACAATCAAGGCTACAATAATCAACAGTACCAAGGTGGCAACGGTGGTtaccaacaacaacaacaacaacaacaacaggGACAGTCTGGTGGTGCCTTTTCCTCATTGGCCTCCATGGCTCAATCTTACTTAGGTGGTGGACAAACTCAATCCAACCAACAGCAACACAATCAGCAAGGTCAAAACCACCAACAGCAATACGAGCAACAAAGTCAAAACTATCAGTATCAACAACAAGgtcagcaacagcaacaagGCCACTCCGGTTCATTCTCAGCTTTGGCTTCCATGGCAAGTTCCTACCTAGGCAATAACTCCAATTCAAACTCGAGCTATGGGGGTCAGCAACAAGTTAACGAGTATGGCAGAACACAACATAATGGTCAACAGCAATCTAATGAGTACGGAAGACCACAATACGGCGGAAACCAGAACTCTAGTGGAAACGAatccttcaatttttctggTAACTTCTCTCAACAGAACAATAACGGCCACCAGAACCGTTACTGA
- the FUS1 gene encoding Fus1p (Membrane protein localized to the shmoo tip~similar to YCL027W) — protein sequence MVAAIMQTTTTLLTTVVGMSTTLASSSISSQGSLSMSATTATTIATSTHSTPSNLLFSNVASQPKSSSASTIGLSIGLPIGIFCFGLLILLCYFYLRRNSVSISNPPMSATTPNEREYRRRTGWFSRIFRQNKQEYQNSYSNRDIEKYNDTQWTSGDNMSAKIQYKISKPIIPQHILTPKKTVKNPYSWSNKNISLDPKVNEMEEEKFVDAFLYTKPPNIVHIESNMPSYNDLPSQKTASSNKAALKTGEKWNYESPLSRWFLRGSTYFKDYALSKTSLKTSTAAPQLKQMKMLSRISKGYFNEPGVLPDERSPILEYNSTPLDANDSVNDLGNITPDSQITSYRDNNIDLIMARPNSVIYGTTSKQTLETNFSDRHIRNNSIEKHKLIIPTASKPPKKRKKRRQSKMYQHLQHLSRSKPLPLTPNSKSNGEASVQLGKTYTVIQDYQPRLTDEISISLGEKVKILATHTDGWCLVEKCDARNVGVHVSVDDKRYLNEDRGIVPGDCLQEYD from the coding sequence atggTAGCAGCAATAATGCAGACGACAACAACTCTCCTGACGACAGTGGTCGGAATGTCCACTACTTTAGCATCGAGTTCCATATCTTCGCAAGGTAGTCTCTCTATGAGtgcaacaacagcaacgACAATAGCAACATCAACACATTCTACACCGTCAAATCTATTATTTTCTAATGTTGCATCTCAGCCGAAATCCTCTTCAGCAAGCACAATTGGGCTGTCAATCGGGCTGCCCATCGGAATATTCTGTTTTGGGTTACTTATACTTTTGTGTTATTTTTACCTCAGAAGAAATTCGGTGTCCATTTCAAATCCACCTATGTCAGCTACGACTCCAAACGAGAGAGAGTATCGTCGTCGCACTGGTTGGTTCTCGCGAATATTTCGGCAGAATAAACAAGAGTATCAGAATTCATATTCTAATCGTGATATTGAGAAGTATAACGACACCCAGTGGACCTCTGGGGATAATATGTCTGCAAAAATACAGTACAAAATTTCCAAACCCATAATACCGCAACATATACTGACACCCAAGAAAACAGTCAAGAATCCATATTCCTGGTCCAATAAAAACATTTCATTAGACCCCAAAGTGAATGAAATGGAGGAAGAGAAATTTGTGGACGCCTTCTTGTATACAAAACCACCGAATATTGTGCATATTGAATCCAACATGCCCTCATATAATGATTTACCTTCTCAAAAAACGGCTTCCTCAAACAAAGCTGCGTTGAAAACAGGTGAGAAATGGAACTATGAGTCTCCACTATCTAGATGGTTCTTGAGGGGCTCTACGTACTTTAAGGATTATGCCTTATCAAAAACGTCCTTAAAGACTTCCACAGCGGCTCCACAACTGaagcaaatgaaaatgctCTCCCGGATAAGCAAGGGTTATTTCAATGAGCCAGGTGTATTGCCAGATGAGCGATCGCCCATCTTGGAGTACAATAGCACTCCCCTGGATGCAAATGACAGTGTGAATGACTTGGGTAATATCACACCAGATTCACAAATCACATCTTATCGCGACAATAACATTGATCTAATCATGGCAAGACCGAATTCAGTGATATACGGTACTACTTCAAAACAAACTTTGGAAACCAATTTCAGCGATCGTCATATTCGCAATAATAGCATTGAGAAGCACAAATTGATAATACCCACAGCATCAAAaccaccaaaaaaaagaaaaaaaagaagacaaagTAAAATGTACCAGCATTTACAGCATTTGTCACGTTCCAAACCATTACCACTTACTCCAAACTCCAAGTCTAATGGAGAGGCCAGTGTCCAATTAGGGAAGACGTACACAGTTATCCAAGATTATCAACCTAGATTGACTGACGAAATAAGCATCTCATTGggtgaaaaagttaaaattCTAGCTACTCATACCGATGGATGGTGTCTGGTGGAGAAGTGTGATGCACGCAATGTCGGTGTTCACGTCAGTGTTGACGATAAAAGATACCTCAACGAAGATAGAGGAATTGTGCCTGGTGACTGTCTCCAAGAATACGATTGA
- the HBN1 gene encoding putative nitroreductase (similar to YCL026C) produces the protein MSAVATYLKTLTARRTIYALKPELPGEITIKDIQSVVQTIIKETPTAFNSQPNRAIILTGETHKQVWDTVTKAIESPAGQKRPASARDEAFGSVIFFTDDKVTEKLKADFPAYAAAFPSFADHTSGAAQINSWVALEAMGLGGHLQHYNGYIKAALPSKIPESWTVQAQLVFGTPAAPPGEKTYIKNDVEIFN, from the coding sequence ATGTCTGCTGTTGCAACttatttgaaaactttAACTGCCCGTCGTACCATTTACGCCTTAAAACCGGAGTTACCTGGCGAAATTACTATCAAAGACATCCAATCCGTCGTACAAACCATCATTAAGGAAACACCCACCGCCTTCAATTCCCAGCCAAATCGCGCTATTATCTTGACTGGTGAAACTCACAAACAAGTTTGGGATACAGTGACTAAAGCTATAGAAAGTCCCGCCGGTCAAAAGAGACCTGCTTCAGCTAGAGATGAGGCTTTTGGTTCCGTAATCTTCTTCACCGACGACAAGGTTACTGAAAAGCTAAAGGCTGACTTCCCAGCTTACGCAGCTGCATTCCCAAGTTTCGCGGACCATACCTCTGGTGCTGCTCAAATCAATTCATGGGTTGCTTTGGAAGCTATGGGCTTGGGTGGTCATTTACAGCACTACAATGGTTACATAAAAGCCGCTCTACCAAGCAAGATCCCTGAATCTTGGACCGTACAAGCCCAACTAGTCTTCGGTACCCCAGCTGCTCCCCCAGGTGAAAAGACCTACATTAAGAACGATgttgaaatattcaattAA
- the FRM2 gene encoding type II nitroreductase (similar to YCL026C): MSPTNNYLNAITNRRTIYNLKSELPQGVGLDDVKRTVHVILKNTPTAFNSQVNRAVIIVGDTHKRVWDAVVSGMPNAAAKKRPEACRDEAYGSVIFFTDEKSTEKLQRDLPALAAAFPTCAAHTTGAVQIQSWTALELLGLGANLQHYNDYVKSALPQEVPTEWTVESQLVFGVPTALPEEKTFINNIINIYH, from the coding sequence atgtcCCCAACCAATAACTACTTAAACGCTATTACAAACCGTCGCACCATCTACAATTTGAAGTCCGAATTACCACAAGGTGTTGGTTTGGATGATGTAAAGAGAACTGTACACGTTATCCTCAAGAATACTCCAACAGCTTTCAACTCGCAAGTGAATCGTGCTGTTATCATCGTTGGTGACACACACAAAAGGGTCTGGGACGCCGTTGTGAGTGGCATGCCAAATGCTGCTGCGAAAAAGAGACCAGAGGCTTGCAGAGATGAAGCTTACGGTTCagtcattttcttcactgatgaaaaatcaaCTGAAAAACTACAAAGGGATCTTCCAGCTTTGGCAGCCGCCTTCCCAACATGTGCCGCTCATACGACTGGTGCTGTGCAAATCCAGTCTTGGACTGCTCTTGAATTATTAGGATTGGGGGCTAATTTGCAACACTATAATGACTACGTCAAATCTGCTTTGCCACAAGAAGTTCCGACTGAATGGACCGTGGAATCTCAATTGGTCTttggtgttccaactgcTTTGCCAGAAGAAAAGACCTTTATCAATAACATAATCAACATCTATCACTGA
- the AGP1 gene encoding amino acid transporter AGP1 (Low-affinity amino acid permease with broad substrate range~similar to YCL025C), with translation MSSSKSPYELKDLKNSSTEIHATEQDNEIEYFETDSNDRPSSQPHLGYEQHNTSAVRRFFDSFKRADQGPQDEAEATQMNDLTSAISPSSRQAQELEKNGSSDNIVPNTGHKSDSLKKTIQPRHVLMIALGTGIGTGLLVGNGTALVHAGPAGLLIGYGIMGSILYCIIQACGEMALVYSNLTGGYNAYPSFLVDDGFGFAVAWVYCLQWLCVCPLELVTASMTIKYWTTSVNPDVFVIIFYVLVITINIFGARGYAEAEFFFNCCKILMMTGFFILGIIIDVGGAGNDGFIGGKYWHDPGAFNGKHAIDRFKGVVATLVTAAFAFGGSEFIAITTAEQSNPRKAIPGAAKQMIYRILFLFLATIILLGFLVPYNSDQLLGSGGGGTKASPYVIAVASHGVRVVPHFINAVILLSVLSMANSSFYSSARLFLTLSEQGYAPKVFSYIDRAGRPLIAMGISALFAVIAFCAASPKEEQVFTWLLAISGLSQLFTWTAICLSHLRFRRAMKVQGRSLGELGFKSQTGVWGSAYACIMMILILIAQFWVAIAPIGEGKLDAQAFFENYLAMPILIALYVGYKVWHKDWKLFIRADKIDLDSHRQIFDEELIKQEDEEYRERLRNGPYWRRVAAFWC, from the coding sequence ATGTCGTCGTCGAAGTCTCCATACGAACTGAaagacttgaaaaatagCTCCACTGAAATACATGCCACGGAGCAAgataatgaaattgaatatttcGAAACGGACTCCAATGATCGTCCATCCTCACAACCTCATTTAGGTTACGAACAGCATAACACTTCCGCCGTACGTAGGTTTTTCGACTCCTTTAAAAGAGCAGATCAAGGTCCACAGGATGAAGCAGAAGCAACGCAAATGAACGATCTTACATCGGCTATCTCTCCTTCTTCCAGACAGGCTCAAGaactagaaaaaaatggaagtTCGGACAACATAGTCCCTAATACGGGCCATAAGTCAGACTCGCTGAAGAAAACCATTCAGCCCAGACATGTTCTGATGATTGCGTTGGGTACGGGTATTGGTACTGGGTTGCTGGTCGGTAACGGTACTGCGTTAGTTCATGCAGGTCCAGCTGGGCTACTTATTGGTTACGGTATCATGGGTTCTATCTTGTACTGTATTATCCAGGCATGTGGTGAAATGGCCCTAGTGTATAGTAATTTGACTGGTGGCTACAATGCGTACCCTAGTTTCCTTGTGGATGATGGATTCGGGTTCGCGGTCGCTTGGGTTTACTGTTTGCAATGGCTGTGTGTTTGTCCTCTAGAATTGGTGACTGCATCCATGACTATCAAATACTGGACGACATCCGTGAATCCGGATGTGTTCgtcattattttctatGTTCTGGTTATTActatcaatatttttggtGCTCGTGGTTACGCCGAAGCtgaattcttcttcaactgttgcaaaattttgatgatgacCGGGTTCTTCATTCTTGGTATTATCATCGATGTTGGCGGTGCTGGTAATGATGGTTTTATTGGTGGTAAGTACTGGCACGATCCTGGTGCTTTCAACGGTAAACATGCTATTGACAGATTTAAGGGTGTTGTTGCAACATTAGTGACCGCTGCCTTTGCCTTTGGTGGTTCAGAGTTTATTGCCATCACCACTGCAGAACAGTCTAATCCAAGAAAGGCCATTCCAGGTGCGGCCAAGCAAATGATCTACAGAATCTTGTTCCTGTTCTTGGCTACCATTATCCTACTGGGTTTCTTGGTGCCATACAACTCAGATCAATTATTAGGCTCCGGCGGTGGCGGTACTAAGGCCTCACCATATGTCATTGCCGTCGCATCCCACGGTGTCCGTGTCGTCCCACACTTCATTAACGCTGTTATCCTACTGTCAGTTTTGTCCATGGCTAACTCCTCCTTCTACTCCAGTGCTCGTCTATTTTTAACTTTATCCGAGCAAGGTTATGCTCCCAAGGTTTTCTCTTACATTGACAGAGCCGGTAGACCATTGATTGCCATGGGTATTTCCGCGTTGTTTGCCGTCATTGCCTTCTGTGCAGCATCTCCCAAGGAAGAACAAGTTTTCACTTGGCTATTGGCCATTTCTGGTCTATCTCAACTGTTCACATGGACTGCAATTTGTTTATCCCATCTTAGATTTAGAAGAGCCATGAAGGTTCAAGGGAGGTCTCTGGGGGAATTGGGTTTCAAATCTCAAACTGGTGTTTGGGGATCTGCCTATGCTTGCATCatgatgattttgattCTGATCGCCCAATTCTGGGTCGCCATCGCCCCTATTGGTGAAGGTAAGCTGGATGCTCAAGCCTTTTTCGAAAACTACTTGGCCATGCCAATCTTGATTGCACTATACGTCGGTTACAAGGTCTGGCACAAGGATTGGAAACTATTTATCAGGGCCGATAAGATCGATCTGGACTCTCACAGACAAatctttgatgaagaattaaTCAAGcaagaagacgaagaatATAGGGAACGTTTGAGGAACGGTCCTTACTGGAGAAGGGTGGCTGCCTTCTGGTGTTAA